From a single Pseudomonas triticicola genomic region:
- a CDS encoding ABC transporter ATP-binding protein — MNTVLSCAGVGFKVRGAELLNGVSLDVQRGETLGIVGPNGSGKSTLLKLLAGLREPSVGHVQLDGQALGKMSRRSIAQTLAVVEQQADTDDGIRVFDAVALGRTPWLSALQPWSPEDDAIVEQALVDVDAVHLRNRLWRSLSGGERQRVHIARALAQRPQILLLDEPANHLDIQHQLSILQVVRALPVTTLIALHDLNQALKCDRLAVLERGRLVALGEPLHVLTPERLQTTFGVRAHYLTDPFDGAPILRFLA; from the coding sequence ATGAACACGGTTCTGAGTTGCGCGGGTGTGGGCTTCAAAGTGCGCGGTGCCGAGTTGCTCAACGGTGTCAGCCTCGACGTTCAGCGCGGCGAGACCCTGGGCATTGTCGGGCCGAACGGTTCGGGGAAATCCACGTTGCTCAAATTGCTGGCCGGGTTGCGTGAACCGAGCGTGGGCCATGTGCAGCTCGACGGTCAGGCGCTGGGCAAGATGTCACGGCGCAGCATCGCGCAGACACTCGCAGTGGTTGAGCAACAGGCCGATACCGACGATGGCATTCGCGTGTTCGACGCCGTGGCGCTGGGGCGCACACCATGGTTGTCGGCGCTGCAACCGTGGTCGCCGGAAGATGACGCAATCGTCGAGCAAGCGCTGGTCGACGTCGACGCCGTGCACCTGCGCAACCGCCTCTGGCGCAGCCTCTCCGGCGGTGAACGCCAACGCGTGCACATCGCCCGCGCACTGGCGCAGCGCCCGCAGATCCTGCTGCTCGACGAGCCGGCCAACCACCTCGATATCCAGCATCAGTTGAGCATTCTGCAAGTGGTGCGCGCACTGCCGGTGACCACGTTGATCGCCTTGCACGATCTCAATCAGGCGCTCAAGTGCGATCGCCTGGCGGTGCTGGAGCGCGGGCGTCTGGTCGCGCTTGGCGAACCGCTGCACGTGCTGACGCCGGAGCGTTTACAGACGACTTTCGGGGTCAGGGCGCACTATTTGACGGACCCGTTCGATGGTGCACCGATATTGCGCTTCCTTGCTTGA
- a CDS encoding FecCD family ABC transporter permease: MSRRLIRLLLVLLTLSVALIGGVAIGETSIEPSVVLQVLANKLWGAGYVLDPIDEGIVWNYRLTRALVAAACGAGLATCGVILQSLLRNPLADPYLLGISAGASTGAVMVALLGVGAGAISLSVGAFAGAVTAFVLVILLARVSGSASGTGQIILAGIAGSQLFNALTAFLITRSASSEQARGIMFWLLGNLGGVRWPSVWLAVPVAVLGLVVCLWHRRALDAFTFGADSAASLGIAVRRVQILLIGCAALVTAVMVSIVGSIGFVGLVIPHAARLLLGTGHARLLPASALGGAVFLIAADVLSRTLIKGQVIPVGVITALVGAPVFALILVGRRSAR; this comes from the coding sequence ATGAGCAGACGCCTGATCCGTTTGCTGCTGGTGCTGTTGACGCTGTCGGTCGCACTGATTGGCGGCGTGGCCATTGGCGAGACTTCGATCGAGCCGAGCGTAGTGTTGCAGGTGCTGGCCAACAAGCTGTGGGGCGCCGGTTATGTGCTCGACCCGATCGACGAAGGCATCGTCTGGAACTATCGCCTGACCCGCGCGCTGGTCGCGGCGGCCTGCGGCGCCGGCCTGGCGACGTGCGGGGTGATCCTGCAATCGCTGCTGCGCAATCCGTTGGCCGATCCGTATCTGCTGGGAATTTCTGCTGGCGCCTCGACTGGCGCGGTGATGGTCGCCCTGCTTGGCGTCGGCGCCGGGGCGATTTCATTGTCGGTCGGTGCCTTTGCCGGCGCGGTGACCGCGTTCGTACTGGTGATTTTGTTGGCACGGGTCAGCGGCTCGGCCAGTGGCACCGGGCAGATCATTCTGGCCGGGATTGCCGGCTCGCAACTGTTCAACGCCCTCACCGCTTTTCTGATCACCCGCTCGGCCAGCTCCGAACAAGCGCGCGGCATCATGTTCTGGCTGCTGGGCAATCTCGGCGGCGTACGCTGGCCGTCGGTGTGGCTGGCGGTGCCGGTGGCGGTGTTGGGCTTGGTTGTTTGTCTGTGGCATCGCCGAGCCTTGGATGCGTTCACCTTTGGCGCGGACTCGGCAGCCTCCCTCGGCATTGCCGTGCGCCGCGTGCAGATTCTGTTGATCGGCTGCGCCGCGCTGGTGACGGCGGTGATGGTGTCGATTGTCGGCTCGATCGGTTTTGTCGGCCTGGTGATTCCCCATGCCGCGCGGTTGTTGCTCGGCACGGGGCATGCGCGTCTGTTGCCCGCCAGTGCGCTGGGCGGCGCGGTGTTTCTGATCGCCGCCGATGTGCTGTCGCGCACCCTGATCAAGGGTCAGGTGATCCCGGTCGGCGTGATCACTGCGTTGGTCGGCGCGCCGGTGTTCGCGCTGATTCTGGTGGGCCGGAGATCGGCGCGATGA
- a CDS encoding ABC transporter substrate-binding protein, producing MLLPRVATLLTALSLCALAQASPTAYPLTVENCGSSLTFQHAPARTVTIGQAGTEMLYALGLGDKVVGTSLWFNDVLGTYKAQNDRIERLADNEPSFEAVIAKRPELVAVELEWMVGPQGAVGTREQFHELKIPTYLLPSDCEAKDNLVGSDGTRLAPFRIDSIYKAVSQLAAIFDVQARGEQLNDQLKASLAQSIATAKKQQRKDVSALVWFSSAEMDIEPFVAGHKGVPDFMLSTLGVRNVVESDEEWPTVGWETIAKANPTFLVIARMDRRRFPADDYQKKLAFLRSDPVTRNMDAVKHNRIIILDAMAMQASLRTFDGLAQLASAINGYDLSP from the coding sequence ATGCTGCTGCCCCGCGTTGCCACCCTGCTCACCGCTCTGAGCCTTTGCGCCCTGGCGCAAGCGTCGCCGACTGCGTATCCGCTGACCGTGGAGAACTGCGGCAGCAGCCTGACCTTTCAGCACGCGCCCGCGCGCACGGTGACCATCGGCCAGGCCGGTACGGAAATGCTTTATGCCTTGGGCCTGGGCGACAAAGTCGTCGGCACCTCACTGTGGTTCAACGACGTGCTGGGCACATACAAAGCGCAGAACGACAGGATCGAGCGCCTCGCCGACAACGAGCCGAGTTTCGAAGCGGTGATCGCCAAACGCCCGGAACTGGTAGCCGTCGAGCTGGAATGGATGGTCGGCCCGCAAGGCGCGGTCGGCACCCGCGAGCAGTTTCATGAACTGAAGATTCCTACCTATCTGCTGCCCTCCGACTGCGAAGCCAAGGACAACCTCGTCGGCTCGGACGGCACGCGGCTGGCGCCGTTTCGCATCGACAGCATCTACAAAGCCGTGAGCCAGCTCGCAGCGATTTTCGATGTGCAGGCGCGTGGCGAGCAGCTCAATGACCAGCTCAAAGCCAGCCTCGCGCAGTCGATCGCCACGGCGAAAAAGCAGCAGCGCAAAGACGTCAGCGCCCTGGTGTGGTTCTCCAGCGCCGAGATGGACATCGAGCCTTTCGTGGCCGGGCACAAAGGCGTTCCCGATTTCATGCTCAGCACCCTCGGCGTGCGCAACGTGGTCGAGTCGGATGAAGAATGGCCGACCGTCGGCTGGGAAACCATCGCCAAGGCCAACCCGACATTTCTGGTGATCGCGCGCATGGATCGTCGACGTTTCCCGGCGGACGACTATCAGAAAAAACTCGCCTTCCTGCGCAGTGATCCGGTGACGCGCAACATGGACGCGGTCAAGCACAACCGCATCATCATCCTTGACGCCATGGCCATGCAGGCCAGCCTGCGCACCTTCGACGGCCTCGCACAACTGGCCAGCGCCATCAACGGCTACGACCTGTCGCCATGA
- a CDS encoding ParD-like family protein — protein sequence MGIVKISEDMHENLRISSNALSRSINAQAEHWMRIGMLAELHPNLDHSAICRLLIRAEQNGGLDLQQLTQETVSA from the coding sequence ATGGGCATCGTAAAAATTTCAGAGGACATGCACGAGAACCTGCGCATCTCCAGCAACGCCCTCAGCCGCTCGATCAACGCGCAGGCCGAGCACTGGATGCGCATCGGCATGCTCGCCGAGCTGCATCCCAACCTCGACCACAGCGCCATTTGCCGCCTGCTGATCCGCGCCGAACAGAACGGCGGACTGGATCTGCAACAACTGACTCAGGAAACCGTCAGCGCATGA
- the map gene encoding type I methionyl aminopeptidase has translation MRNQIKINTPADIEKSRAAGKLAAEVLAMLVPHVKAGVTTDELDRLCNDYIVNVQKAVPANVGYHGFPKTVCASVNDVVCHGIPSGTPLKDGDIVNLDIAVIKDGWFGDTSRMYVVGEATPEAQHLIKTTYEAMCAGIRAVKPGATLGDIGHAIQSLAEAEGFSVVREYCGHGIGKVYHDEPQILHYGFPNQGLKLKAGMIFTVEPMLNAGKRHVKNMPDGWTVLTKDGSLSAQWEHMVAVTETGFEILTAWPDEIEGYRAIG, from the coding sequence ATGAGAAACCAGATCAAGATCAACACGCCGGCCGACATCGAAAAATCCCGCGCCGCCGGCAAACTCGCCGCCGAAGTGCTGGCGATGCTGGTGCCGCATGTGAAGGCCGGGGTGACCACCGATGAGCTGGACCGGTTGTGCAACGACTACATCGTCAATGTGCAGAAAGCCGTGCCGGCCAACGTCGGTTATCACGGCTTTCCGAAAACCGTCTGCGCGTCGGTCAACGATGTGGTGTGCCACGGCATTCCATCGGGTACGCCATTGAAAGACGGCGACATCGTCAACCTCGACATCGCGGTGATCAAGGACGGCTGGTTCGGTGATACCAGCCGCATGTATGTGGTGGGCGAGGCGACTCCTGAAGCGCAGCACCTGATCAAGACCACCTACGAAGCCATGTGCGCAGGCATCCGTGCAGTGAAGCCGGGCGCAACGCTGGGCGATATCGGTCATGCGATCCAGAGCCTGGCGGAGGCGGAGGGCTTCAGCGTGGTGCGCGAGTATTGCGGCCATGGCATCGGCAAGGTCTATCACGATGAACCGCAGATACTGCATTACGGCTTTCCCAATCAGGGCCTGAAACTCAAGGCCGGGATGATTTTCACCGTGGAGCCCATGCTCAATGCCGGCAAACGCCATGTGAAGAACATGCCGGATGGCTGGACCGTATTGACCAAGGATGGCTCCTTGTCGGCGCAGTGGGAGCATATGGTCGCGGTGACGGAGACCGGCTTCGAAATTCTCACCGCCTGGCCGGATGAGATTGAAGGGTACCGGGCCATTGGCTAA
- a CDS encoding ABC transporter ATP-binding protein → MSAVIKDASQQSDKPLVSLRNLNKHYGDFAAVDNISLDIKDGEFLTFLGSSGSGKSTTLSMLAGFETPSSGEILVNGQSLVNVPPHKRDIGMVFQRYSLFPHLSVRDNIAFPLAIRKLATAEREKRVDAMLKLVQLEQFAHRRPSQLSGGQQQRVAIARALVYEPRILLMDEPLGALDKKLREDLQDELRQLHRRLGITIVYVTHDQEEAMRLSQRIAIFSHGKIVGLGSGYDLYQNPPNAFVASFLGNSNFLKLKAQGNAAASFEGQSLSIRLTSGLHTDQDVLLMVRPEKALALSTQQALDEPLAAGWNEVSANVVEVLFLGESQTCSVVTAGGASMTVKALSAAGMPLKAGDPVRVRWATADACVYTEWTESDLNKAAGAH, encoded by the coding sequence ATGAGTGCCGTGATCAAAGACGCATCCCAGCAGAGCGACAAACCCCTGGTCAGCCTGCGCAACCTGAACAAGCACTACGGCGATTTCGCTGCCGTCGACAATATCTCGCTGGACATCAAGGACGGCGAATTCCTCACCTTCCTCGGCTCCAGCGGCTCGGGCAAAAGCACCACGCTGTCGATGCTCGCCGGTTTTGAAACACCGAGCAGCGGCGAGATCCTCGTCAACGGCCAGTCGCTGGTCAACGTGCCGCCGCACAAGCGTGACATCGGCATGGTCTTCCAGCGCTACTCGCTGTTCCCGCACCTGTCGGTGCGCGACAACATCGCCTTTCCTCTGGCCATTCGCAAACTGGCGACGGCCGAGCGCGAAAAGCGCGTCGATGCGATGCTCAAACTGGTGCAGCTCGAACAGTTTGCCCATCGCCGCCCTTCGCAACTGTCTGGTGGTCAGCAACAACGTGTCGCCATCGCCCGGGCGCTGGTTTACGAGCCGCGCATTCTGCTGATGGATGAACCGCTGGGCGCGCTGGACAAGAAGCTGCGCGAGGATTTGCAGGATGAACTGCGCCAGCTGCACCGGCGCCTGGGCATCACCATCGTGTACGTGACCCACGACCAGGAAGAAGCCATGCGGCTGTCGCAACGCATCGCGATTTTCAGCCACGGCAAGATCGTTGGTCTGGGCAGTGGTTATGACCTTTACCAGAATCCGCCGAATGCCTTTGTCGCGTCGTTTCTGGGTAATTCGAACTTCCTCAAGCTCAAGGCGCAAGGCAATGCGGCAGCGAGTTTCGAGGGTCAGTCGTTGTCGATTCGGCTGACGTCCGGGTTGCACACTGATCAGGATGTGCTGCTGATGGTGCGGCCAGAAAAAGCCTTGGCGCTGAGTACGCAGCAGGCGCTGGATGAGCCGCTGGCGGCGGGTTGGAATGAAGTATCGGCGAATGTTGTGGAGGTGCTGTTTCTCGGTGAGAGCCAGACGTGCAGCGTGGTGACTGCGGGTGGGGCTTCGATGACGGTGAAAGCGCTGTCGGCAGCAGGCATGCCACTCAAGGCCGGCGATCCGGTCCGGGTGCGCTGGGCGACGGCGGATGCTTGCGTTTATACCGAATGGACCGAGAGCGACCTGAACAAGGCTGCCGGTGCTCACTGA
- a CDS encoding ABC transporter permease, whose protein sequence is MLLTPNAMSRRMRFGLYATTGLIGLFLLLPIVFIVLLSFGSSQWLVFPPPGWTLKWYGQFFSNPDWMNAAAASLKVAVLTTICAVALGLPTAFALVRGRFPGREMLYGLFTLPMIVPLVIIAVAVYALFLKLGYTGTMFAFVVSHVIVALPFTIISIINSLKLFDQSIEDAAVICGASRLQAVFKVTFPAIRPGMVAGALFAFLVSWDEVVLSVMMASPTLQTLPVKMWTTLRQDLTPVIAVASTLLIGLSVLVMVIAAALRRRNEISA, encoded by the coding sequence ATGCTCCTGACCCCCAATGCCATGAGCCGGCGCATGCGTTTCGGCCTCTACGCCACTACCGGGCTGATCGGTCTGTTCCTGCTGTTGCCGATCGTGTTCATCGTGCTGCTGTCGTTCGGCTCCTCGCAGTGGCTGGTGTTCCCGCCACCGGGCTGGACGCTGAAATGGTACGGCCAGTTTTTCTCCAACCCCGACTGGATGAACGCCGCTGCCGCCAGCCTCAAGGTTGCCGTGCTGACCACGATCTGCGCCGTGGCCCTCGGTTTACCGACCGCGTTTGCGCTGGTGCGCGGGCGCTTTCCCGGCCGCGAGATGCTCTACGGCCTGTTTACCCTGCCGATGATCGTGCCGCTGGTGATCATCGCCGTGGCGGTGTATGCGCTGTTTCTCAAGCTCGGCTACACCGGGACCATGTTCGCCTTCGTCGTCAGCCATGTGATCGTCGCGCTGCCGTTCACCATCATTTCGATCATCAACTCGCTGAAGCTGTTCGATCAGTCGATTGAAGACGCGGCGGTGATCTGCGGTGCCTCGCGCCTGCAAGCAGTGTTCAAGGTGACATTCCCGGCGATTCGTCCGGGCATGGTCGCCGGCGCCCTCTTCGCCTTCCTCGTTTCCTGGGACGAAGTGGTGCTCAGCGTGATGATGGCGAGCCCGACTCTGCAAACCCTTCCCGTGAAAATGTGGACCACCCTGCGCCAGGACCTGACCCCGGTGATCGCCGTCGCTTCGACGCTGCTGATCGGCCTGTCAGTGTTGGTCATGGTGATCGCCGCCGCCCTGCGCCGGCGCAACGAAATCAGCGCCTGA
- a CDS encoding ABC transporter permease: MKIVATAPRPSAATGSAAGAAGSAFKQRWRGAGNLVPALLFLGLFFLAPLIGLLLRGVLEPVPGLGNYEQLFANSAYARVLLNTFSVAGLVTLFSLLLGFPLAWAITLVPRGWGRWILNIVLLSMWTSLLARTYSWLVLLQASGVINKALMAMGIGDQPLEMVHNLTGVVIGMSYIMIPFIVLPLQATMQAIDPMILQAGSICGASPWTNFFRVFLPLCRPGLSSGGLMVFVMSLGYYVTPALLGGAQNMMLPEFIIQQVQSFLNWGLASAGAALLIAITLVLFYFYLKLQPESPVGASNAR; encoded by the coding sequence ATGAAAATCGTGGCCACTGCGCCCCGTCCTTCCGCTGCCACCGGGAGCGCCGCCGGCGCTGCCGGTTCGGCTTTCAAGCAACGCTGGCGCGGCGCCGGCAACCTCGTCCCGGCGCTGCTGTTCCTCGGCCTGTTCTTTCTCGCGCCGTTGATTGGCCTGCTGCTGCGCGGTGTGCTGGAACCTGTGCCGGGTCTCGGCAACTACGAACAGTTGTTCGCCAACTCGGCCTATGCGCGGGTGCTGCTCAACACCTTTTCGGTGGCCGGGCTGGTGACGCTGTTCAGCCTGCTGCTGGGCTTTCCGCTGGCCTGGGCGATCACCCTGGTGCCGCGCGGCTGGGGGCGCTGGATCCTCAACATCGTGCTGCTGTCGATGTGGACCAGCCTGCTCGCCCGCACCTATTCGTGGCTGGTGTTGCTGCAAGCCTCGGGGGTGATCAACAAGGCGCTGATGGCGATGGGCATCGGCGATCAACCGCTGGAGATGGTGCACAACCTCACGGGCGTGGTGATCGGCATGAGCTACATCATGATTCCGTTCATCGTGCTGCCGTTGCAGGCAACCATGCAGGCCATCGACCCCATGATCCTGCAGGCCGGTTCGATCTGCGGCGCCAGTCCGTGGACCAACTTCTTCCGGGTGTTCCTGCCGCTGTGCCGGCCGGGTCTGTCGTCCGGCGGTTTGATGGTGTTCGTGATGTCGCTCGGTTATTACGTCACCCCGGCACTGCTCGGCGGGGCGCAGAACATGATGCTGCCGGAGTTCATCATTCAGCAGGTGCAATCGTTCCTCAACTGGGGTCTGGCCAGTGCCGGCGCCGCGTTGTTGATCGCAATCACCCTGGTGCTGTTCTACTTCTACCTGAAGCTTCAACCGGAATCCCCGGTTGGCGCCAGTAACGCGAGGTAA
- a CDS encoding ABC transporter substrate-binding protein, giving the protein MVLNKAATAIFFAGLLSVTGQAAMAAESVNFVSWGGSTQDAQKQAWADPFSKASGITVVQDGPTDYGKLKAMVESGNVQWDVVDVEADFALRAAAEGLLEPLDFKVIQRDRIDPRFVSDHGVGSFFFSFVLGYNEGKLGANKPQDWSALFDTKTWPGKRALYKWPSPGVLELALLADGVAADKLYPLDLDRAFKKLDTIKKDIVWWGGGAQSQQLLASGEASMGQFWNGRVHALQEDGAPVGVSWKQNLVMADILVIPKGSKNKDAAMKFLANASSAKGQADFSNLTAYAPVNLDSVERLDSTLAPNLPTAYAKDQITLDFAYWAKNGPAIATRWNEWLVK; this is encoded by the coding sequence ATGGTGTTGAACAAAGCTGCAACCGCGATCTTTTTCGCGGGACTGCTCAGCGTTACCGGCCAGGCTGCAATGGCTGCCGAAAGCGTGAATTTTGTCAGCTGGGGCGGTAGCACCCAGGATGCGCAGAAACAGGCCTGGGCCGATCCGTTCAGCAAGGCCAGCGGCATCACCGTCGTCCAGGACGGCCCCACCGACTACGGCAAACTCAAGGCCATGGTCGAAAGCGGCAACGTGCAGTGGGACGTGGTCGATGTCGAAGCTGATTTCGCCCTGCGCGCCGCCGCTGAAGGCCTGCTCGAACCCCTCGATTTCAAAGTCATTCAACGCGACAGGATCGACCCGCGTTTCGTCAGCGATCACGGCGTCGGCTCGTTCTTCTTCTCCTTCGTCCTCGGCTACAACGAGGGCAAGCTCGGCGCCAACAAGCCGCAGGACTGGAGCGCGCTGTTCGACACCAAGACCTGGCCCGGCAAACGCGCCCTGTACAAATGGCCAAGCCCCGGCGTGCTCGAACTGGCGCTGCTGGCCGACGGCGTTGCGGCTGACAAGCTCTACCCGCTGGATCTGGATCGCGCCTTCAAGAAACTCGACACCATCAAGAAAGACATCGTCTGGTGGGGCGGCGGCGCGCAGTCGCAGCAACTGCTGGCGTCCGGCGAAGCGAGCATGGGCCAGTTCTGGAATGGCCGTGTGCACGCCTTGCAGGAAGACGGCGCACCGGTCGGCGTGAGCTGGAAGCAGAATCTGGTCATGGCCGACATTCTGGTCATCCCCAAAGGCTCGAAAAACAAAGATGCGGCGATGAAGTTCCTCGCCAATGCCAGCAGCGCCAAAGGCCAGGCCGACTTCTCCAACCTGACTGCCTACGCGCCGGTCAACCTCGACAGTGTGGAGCGTCTGGATTCGACGCTGGCCCCCAACCTGCCGACGGCTTACGCCAAGGATCAGATCACCCTTGATTTCGCTTACTGGGCCAAGAACGGTCCGGCTATCGCGACACGGTGGAACGAATGGCTGGTCAAATGA
- the ribBA gene encoding bifunctional 3,4-dihydroxy-2-butanone-4-phosphate synthase/GTP cyclohydrolase II: MAFNSIEEIIEDYRLGKMVLLVDDEDRENEGDLLLAADRCTPEAISFMAREARGLICLTLTDEHCQRLGLEQMVPANGSVFSTAFTVSIEAAVGVTTGISAADRACTVAAAVAPNARAEDLVQPGHIFPLRAKEGGVLTRAGHTEAGCDLARLAGFTPASVIVEVMNDDGTMARRPDLEQFARKHGIKIGTIADLIHYRLSTEHTIERIGERELPTVHGTFRLITFEDRIEGGVHMAMVMGDLRREEPTLVRVHVIDPLRDLVGAEYSGPTNWTLWAALQRVAAEGHGVVVVLANHESSQALLERVPQLTQPPRQFSRSQSRIYSEVGTGAQILQNLGVGKLRHLGPPLKYAGLTGYDLEVVESIPFTE; encoded by the coding sequence ATGGCCTTCAACAGCATCGAAGAAATCATCGAAGATTATCGCCTCGGCAAAATGGTCCTGCTGGTCGATGACGAAGACCGCGAGAACGAAGGCGACCTGCTGCTGGCCGCTGATCGTTGCACACCGGAGGCTATCAGCTTCATGGCCCGCGAGGCACGCGGGCTGATCTGCCTGACCCTGACCGACGAACATTGTCAGCGTCTGGGCCTGGAGCAAATGGTACCCGCCAACGGCAGTGTGTTCAGCACTGCATTTACCGTGTCGATCGAAGCGGCAGTTGGCGTGACCACCGGCATTTCTGCCGCCGACCGGGCCTGCACCGTTGCCGCCGCGGTCGCGCCGAATGCCCGCGCCGAAGACCTGGTGCAGCCCGGCCACATCTTCCCGTTGCGCGCCAAGGAAGGTGGCGTGCTGACCCGCGCCGGGCACACCGAGGCCGGTTGCGATCTGGCGCGTCTGGCCGGTTTCACCCCCGCCTCGGTGATCGTCGAAGTGATGAACGACGACGGCACCATGGCCCGCCGCCCGGATCTGGAGCAGTTCGCGCGCAAGCACGGGATCAAGATCGGCACCATCGCCGACCTCATCCACTATCGCCTGAGCACCGAGCACACCATCGAACGCATCGGCGAACGTGAGCTGCCGACGGTGCATGGCACCTTCCGTTTGATCACCTTCGAAGATCGCATCGAAGGCGGTGTGCACATGGCGATGGTCATGGGCGACCTGCGCCGTGAAGAGCCGACCCTGGTGCGCGTGCATGTGATCGATCCGCTGCGCGATCTGGTCGGCGCCGAGTACAGCGGGCCGACGAACTGGACGCTGTGGGCGGCGCTGCAACGGGTCGCGGCGGAAGGTCATGGGGTTGTGGTGGTGCTGGCCAATCATGAATCGTCGCAGGCGTTGCTCGAGCGCGTGCCGCAGCTGACACAGCCGCCACGGCAGTTCAGCCGTTCGCAGTCGCGGATTTATTCCGAGGTCGGGACTGGGGCGCAGATTCTGCAGAATCTGGGAGTGGGCAAGCTGCGCCACCTTGGCCCACCGCTGAAGTATGCGGGGCTGACCGGGTATGACCTTGAGGTGGTTGAGAGCATTCCGTTCACTGAATGA
- a CDS encoding DUF1330 domain-containing protein — protein sequence MKAYWIAHVDIADAEHYSQYTQRTPQAIAAFGGKFLARGGRSEAMEGRQTPQRTVIIEFESYETAVACYRSAAYQQAKSYREDWARAEIIIVEGIAPA from the coding sequence ATGAAGGCGTACTGGATTGCACATGTGGATATAGCCGATGCCGAGCACTACAGCCAATACACCCAGCGCACCCCGCAGGCGATTGCCGCATTCGGCGGCAAGTTTCTCGCCAGAGGCGGGCGCAGCGAAGCGATGGAAGGACGGCAGACGCCACAGCGCACGGTGATCATCGAGTTCGAGAGCTACGAAACAGCCGTGGCGTGCTACCGCTCGGCGGCGTATCAGCAGGCGAAAAGTTATCGCGAGGACTGGGCGAGGGCGGAGATCATTATCGTTGAAGGCATCGCCCCAGCTTAA
- a CDS encoding NUDIX hydrolase, translated as MFSPSFCPKCGGPDLGQQTPPGDTHERLMCRGCGYIHYVNPKIIAGCIIEQDGKYLLCQRAIPPRPGTWTLPAGFMESFETTEQAALREVWEESGVRAEIVSPYSIFSVPKISEVYIIFRAIALEITGQYGPETMDYKFFAPEEIPWEQIYYPAIRQILERYIEERQAGVYGIYMGNDDSGKIHFIR; from the coding sequence ATGTTCAGCCCGAGCTTTTGCCCGAAATGCGGTGGCCCTGACCTCGGTCAGCAGACGCCGCCGGGTGATACGCACGAGCGCCTGATGTGCCGCGGCTGCGGCTACATCCACTACGTCAATCCGAAGATCATTGCCGGCTGCATCATTGAGCAGGACGGCAAATACCTCCTGTGCCAACGGGCGATCCCCCCGCGCCCCGGCACCTGGACCCTGCCGGCCGGTTTCATGGAAAGCTTTGAGACCACCGAACAGGCGGCGCTGCGCGAAGTCTGGGAAGAAAGCGGCGTGCGTGCGGAAATCGTCTCGCCGTATTCGATTTTCAGCGTGCCGAAGATCAGCGAGGTGTACATCATCTTCCGCGCCATCGCCCTGGAAATCACCGGGCAGTACGGGCCGGAGACCATGGATTACAAGTTCTTCGCCCCGGAAGAGATTCCGTGGGAGCAGATCTACTACCCGGCGATCCGGCAGATCCTCGAGCGCTATATCGAAGAGCGCCAGGCCGGGGTTTACGGGATTTACATGGGCAATGATGACAGCGGCAAGATTCACTTCATCCGCTGA
- a CDS encoding GntR family transcriptional regulator — protein sequence MKRQPLDDSFKVNRNPVTLREIVLDKLRSAIMNFQLMPGDRLVERDLCDRLGVSRTSVREALRHLESEGLVEFADAKGPRVAIITLDDAVDIYELRCVLEGLIVQLFTLRAKAKDIKALEKALDDNRKALKDGELQQVIDSVQGFYDVLLEGSGNHVAATQLRQLQARISYLRATSVSQENRRGASNHEMEKMVEAIKSGDPLAAHQACVDHVRAAAAVALDYLKRKQEETGVAVKGTPAITLPIALKEPRIGQ from the coding sequence ATGAAACGCCAGCCACTCGACGACAGCTTCAAGGTCAATCGCAACCCCGTTACCCTGCGCGAAATCGTGCTGGACAAACTGCGTAGCGCGATCATGAATTTCCAGCTCATGCCTGGTGATCGCCTGGTCGAACGCGACCTGTGTGATCGCCTCGGCGTCAGCCGCACCTCGGTGCGCGAAGCCTTGCGTCACCTTGAATCCGAAGGCCTGGTGGAGTTCGCCGACGCCAAAGGCCCGCGCGTAGCCATCATCACCCTCGACGACGCCGTCGATATCTACGAATTGCGTTGTGTGCTCGAAGGCCTGATCGTGCAGCTTTTCACTTTGCGCGCCAAAGCCAAAGACATCAAAGCCCTGGAAAAAGCCCTCGATGACAACCGCAAGGCGTTGAAGGACGGCGAGCTGCAACAGGTCATCGACTCGGTGCAGGGTTTCTACGACGTGCTGCTCGAAGGCTCGGGCAACCATGTCGCCGCCACGCAATTGCGCCAGTTGCAGGCGCGCATCAGCTATCTGCGCGCGACCTCGGTCTCCCAGGAAAACCGACGCGGCGCAAGTAATCACGAGATGGAAAAAATGGTCGAGGCGATCAAGAGCGGTGATCCGCTGGCGGCGCATCAGGCCTGTGTCGATCACGTCCGCGCAGCGGCTGCCGTGGCCCTCGATTACCTCAAGCGCAAACAGGAAGAAACCGGCGTCGCCGTCAAAGGCACCCCGGCGATCACCCTGCCGATCGCGCTGAAAGAACCCCGCATAGGTCAATGA